A section of the Hevea brasiliensis isolate MT/VB/25A 57/8 chromosome 17, ASM3005281v1, whole genome shotgun sequence genome encodes:
- the LOC131175519 gene encoding anthocyanidin 3-O-glucosyltransferase 1-like codes for MNISTKMEKAHLVFVPAPGMGHIVSAVEVAKLLLTRCHQLSITVLILNHSSINSKVHSYIESQRASSSIVPTRLRFINLPKDETELFSFSSFVKSQKSHVKEAVLKITQSDFVSSVDSPQLVGFVVDTFCSSMIDVANEFGVPCYIFFTSGAAFLGFMLYVQKIHDEEKFDPTEFKDSDAELKVPSLVNPFPGRVMPSAMLSKEWFPFMLDNTRRFREAKGIIVNTFLELESYAIEYLKMPPVYPMGPILDVGLDGRNSHKEIMQWLDDQPPLSVVFLCFGSKGSFRENQVKEIACALEHSGYRFLWSIRRPAPPSFLASSSDYEDPQEVLPKGFLDRIIGIGKVIGWAPQVAVLAHPAVGGFISHCGWNSILESIWFGVPIATWPMNAEQQFNAFEMVIELELAAEIKIDYRNNSEIIVNCDEIERGIRCLMEHDNEKRKKVKEMGEKSRRALMEGGSSYSCLGTLIKEVMDKLSQNNCNEV; via the coding sequence ATGAACATCAGTACTAAAATGGAGAAAGCCCATCTTGTTTTCGTCCCCGCCCCTGGTATGGGCCATATTGTATCGGCGGTGGAAGTAGCAAAGCTTCTTCTTACTCGCTGCCATCAGCTCTCCATCACTGTCCTTATCCTCAATCATTCTTCTATCAACTCCAAAGTTCATAGCTACATCGAATCTCAGCGAGCGTCCTCCTCTATTGTACCTACTCGTCTCCGATTCATTAATCTGCCCAAAGATGAGACTGAATTATTTAGTTTCTCTTCTTTCGTTAAGAGTCAGAAATCCCATGTTAAAGAAGCTGTGTTGAAGATCACTCAGTCTGACTTTGTGTCAAGTGTTGACTCGCCTCAGCTGGTAGGTTTTGTCGTTGATACATTCTGCTCGTCGATGATAGATGTGGCTAATGAATTTGGGGTTCCGTGTTACATTTTCTTTACATCGGGCGCAGCTTTTCTTGGCTTCATGCTTTATGTGCAAAAGATTCATGATGAAGAGAAATTTGACCCCACTGAGTTCAAGGACTCAGATGCTGAGTTGAAAGTGCCAAGTTTGGTAAACCCATTTCCCGGTAGGGTTATGCCTTCTGCAATGTTGAGCAAAGAGTGGTTTCCTTTTATGCTTGACAACACGAGAAGGTTTAGAGAAGCCAAGGGTATTATAGTAAATACATTCTTGGAGCTGGAATCCTATGCGATTGAGTATTTAAAAATGCCTCCTGTTTACCCTATGGGACCTATTTTAGATGTGGGGTTAGATGGAAGAAACAGTCACAAGGAAATCATGCAATGGCTTGATGATCAGCCTCCATTGTCAGTAGTATTCTTGTGCTTTGGTAGCAAGGGGAGCTTTAGGGAGAATCAAGTGAAAGAGATTGCTTGTGCACTAGAGCATAGCGGTTATCGATTCTTGTGGTCAATACGTCGACCGGCACCTCCGAGTTTCCTAGCATCTTCTAGTGATTATGAGGATCCACAAGAAGTCTTGCCCAAAGGATTCTTGGATCGAATAATTGGGATTGGAAAGGTGATAGGATGGGCTCCACAAGTGGCTGTCTTGGCTCATCCAGCCGTCGGAGGATTTATTTCACATTGTGGATGGAACTCTATACTGGAAAGCATATGGTTTGGTGTCCCAATTGCCACATGGCCAATGAATGCAGAACAACAGTTTAATGCATTTGAAATGgtgatagagttggaattagcaGCAGAAATTAAAATCGATTATAGGAACAACAGTGAAATAATTGTGAATTGTGATGAGATAGAGAGAGGAATAAGGTGTTTGATGGAGCATGATAatgaaaaaagaaagaaggtgaAAGAGATGGGTGAGAAGAGTAGAAGAGCCTTGATGGAAGGTGGATCTTCGTACTCTTGTTTAGGCACTCTAATAAAAGAAGTAATGGATAAGTTATCACAAAATAATTGTAAtgaagtttaa